A segment of the Nilaparvata lugens isolate BPH chromosome X, ASM1435652v1, whole genome shotgun sequence genome:
TTCGAATTTATTATTTCCCGACTGaaaatcaaaactatcaaattcaagttttttgaGTGTTGGTAAACATTTATGATAACATAAATGGGTAGAGTAAAGTTGTTTGAATCAGATTTTTTAGGTACTTATTCATTCCATTTTTGTATGATTCATTAGTAGGCTATCtttaaatgtgaatatctttggaacagtttgaaatattgatGTGTGGTCCCCGACATTCAATTTCTCTTTAaatctgtatcgaaatcataaATTACATGACCATCTTCccattaaaaaaacaaattgcACTAAAAATGGCGGATCAAAATTGTGAAACCATAATTTTTCAAGagtgataaagaagcattacgcgcgaattacataacaaaatttctctacaactgcccaaaccttttaaattacttataacggcggagttacaattaccgactttttaggttaagatctgactttttggcgagctgcttaccatcagctgatcagcgagcgtaaagaaactcttctgcgcatgcgcgaatgataagcgagcgtaaagaaaatctactgcgcatgcgcggatggattctcctcagaaataagctgttttacgaggagaattgagtatgtaaattcttttttcacGCGCATTAGTAGAAAAAAGTATTTTCACGTTGATCGAATTCTCAATCAAGCCTATTGTCAAAACATTTTTGCAACAGAAATATTGAACTGTTGACTCTCACCAGCTCTGTATGTAAAATATTAACGAGCCACAATGTTGGTTTTGTTGGCTGATGTGATAtttgtttaattattgtaataataataatctttcattactattaaattttgtaaaactttaaagtgaaaaaacactcacattctttgatgtggcgacgtccgtttcgtgctggtatcgcacattttcaagtCAAACCTTGGCTtggtttggcttgaaaatgtgtgataccagcacgaaacggacgtcgccacatcaaagaatgtgagtgttttttcactttgaagTTTTACAAAACTTGTGGACTAATTGAGGActaaaaaattaaagaatagaaaacaaatataaatctaagataataattattaaaaataatgtatttgaGGAGTAAAAAAAATGCAATATATCTactatataatagtaataataacagtggaaacaagatggataaccaacaacaaataATCTTTAATACAAAGTTGagcaaaataataatgaatcctTATATATACACGAAAAGTAACTTTGTCAATCAAAACAGCACATTAGGCACTGCCTGCATAACCGAATTTTGAGTGATGACAGCAGTTATTATgattatcaaaaatataaaacttttaatacagaaataaataaattgaataggaaTGAATATACATagtatgaatgaaaatatagataaaaatgaatttaaacgTGTAATTTGAAGCATTATAATATAGTTGTAggtattattattgaaagttgaattctATGATGTTGCTGAGAAGATAAATATTCCAATTATATTTGAGGActaaaaaattaaagaatagaaaacaaatataaatctaagataataattattaaaaataatgtaattgAGGAGTAAAAAAAATGCAATATATCTACAGATAATTACGCGAAGGTGGCATTAGTAGTACATTATGTGTGTATAAATTGTGTTAGGGATTTTATCTgtataacttatttattatatttttattgatacaccaaacacaattcattaaaatgattggggaaggaccggCAGGCACTGCCCAATACTGTTCCTTCCCTGAATTTCGATTTATAAACTATAGTCCCAAACGTttgttccatacacttttggattCGAGTACAACTTCCAATCCAAACATATGAAAACAAAATGTATGTTCTCATCTACTCGGTCCTCCGAttgtttaaataatttcagCTTACAAATTTTATCCctttaaattttgtattctttTCCTGTAACAAAATTCTGTTTCCATTTcacacaatataatatattgtgaaaatgtatatatatatagtttatatatttattatatattatataatataataaatgaaaatcaatattgCCTATTTGATGAAAGTGTAAATTAtagtatattttatattaattatattgtattttctgTGTAGACTGGTGATTCTATTTCAATCTCacacaatatatataatataatataatggaaATCAATATTACCTATTTaatgaaagtgaaaattatagtatattttattgtattttttgtgtagGTTGGTGATCCGCATCCGCGCAGACGCGGCTGACCCACAGTGTCCTCTGGGCATGAAGTTCGGCTGCGATGCAGATGCAGACGCGCCTCGCCTTCTTGAGTTGGCCAAGACTCACGGCCTCAACGTTTGTGGAGTCAGCTTCCACGTGGGTAGCGGCTGTCAAGAGCCGGCTGCTTACATGCGGGCCATTGCCAAGGCGAGACTCATCTTCGATCACGCCGCCAAAATCGGCTACAACTTCACTATTCTCGATCTGGGTGGCGGCTATCTTGGCAACAAGGATTCTTCTATTGACAAGGTCCGTATCCAAGTACTGATTATACaatcattatcataatatacAGTTTTAGCACAATATAAGGGCCAAATCACATGGAgcgtttttgcactggcggCCGAATTTCATTGTATAGAATTACTAGTAATAACTGTATATTTACAGTATTTACTGTACTTACTATTACTGTATATAATTACTTTCACttcaatgtacattatttattgCAACCTGGTCCATGTTAAAAGAAACCTAACTCTATTAACAAGACATAGCCATCAGCATGAACTTAGAAATAGAATAACCTAATTACCACCCCATACATCAGACTGCATAGATCTAAAAGCCACAATTATCAACAATACTCTTATTATTCGACAAATTACcaacaacaataaaaaattaccGCTTAAAAAGTTGATATCCACATCAGCACAATGGCTTAAAAAACAGGCGTTTTATACAATTGACAAGTACCTTAGTCATAACGTAAGCATCTGACTGTTTAATATATTAGgctatatttatattgtaatgtatATGTTAGCGGTACGGTGTATTGTTTGTATTCTGCAATGCACATGACGtttgtttataacatttgtaATGTTCGATGACAACCATTAAAAAGAACCCTTTTATTTTATCTGAATTagaattgagtttttttttaagtCTTTCTAACTGCAAATAGATATGTTACATATCACACCAATTTCGAATGCTTAAGGAGGCAGTTGATCTATATgagtactaaaataataaaccttattcAGGACtgtaaggctggccactaatggTAGGTAAcacatgcatgttttgtcatcagtgAGAGCCTTCAACATGAAACAAACcaatggaaaattacaaattatgataatagaataataaattaacctcAAAAAGAgcagtgaagaaaaaataaggaacGAAAAATCGAAGacacaaaaacctaacctcaatatTGTTTTCTGTGAAAAAGcttttcgctgtgatgacacagcAATGTATGGCGACATGTGTATCATgtatgttcatcatgcatgttctatcgttagtggccagcctaagattagtagaaaaataaaaactagaTATAAAGACTGGACCTACAGTAATTTTTCATATGAGGCTCAAGATTTATGCTTAAACTATTGAATGCAATGTCATTCCCTTAGCCTGTATTTTTGTTAGAAGTGGGCTCGCTTACAATAAATTGCCTGTCATTTTTCCTCCCTTTTTCCCTCTCCTTATTCCCTCTTACACTCCTCTTCACCCGTcgttccttacttttataccatTTACCAGCCTATTCATGGGAAACAATAGTTGGCTACGCCTCTCTTTCatttcagcacaccccaccgTGAAACctgttttttgttattttattagaaatttttatttttattgcattgtttttgtattttgattcgTATTGTGTGTTTGTCTTGAATAAAACCTGTGTGATGAATAAACCATGAAAcctttttttttgtatttttattgtattgtttttgaattttgattcttattgtgtttgtgtgttgaataaagttattaatttaatttatttgatttgtgattgtagatGGCTGAAGCAATCAACTGCGCCCTGGATACGCATTTCCCAGTTTGCGAGAGAGTGATGGTGATTGCCGAGCCTGGTCGCTTCTACTCGGCAGCTGCATTCACATTGGCCACCAACATCCACAGCAAACGCAACTGCCCCAGTCACACCATGTACTACATCAATGACGGTGTCTACGGATCGTTCAACTGCATTCTCTATGACCACGCCAAAGTCAAGCCGTTGGCCTATCCTGTAAGATGATTTTATctgttaaaattaataataatcatttctctAGTAgagggtacaacacgaccagaggagtttaatcaaaatatagacatgattacaagaagcatataagctacaattatttacaaagtattaatacaatattgattgattatttgctgatCCAAGAAAATATGGCCTCCACTATATATGGATCTATTATTGCATCTTTACAAtaattagggccggtttccgagctcggaatctataagttctggtcttgaagagtccaggactaaaataagcctAATCGTCTTTCTGAGTCACGGATTTATCTTCTAAACACCAGGATCTATTAAGTTCTAGACCTATAGGGGATCAGAAGCTCAAACACTAGCGCTTCCGTTTAGAAAGTAATCGTGTGGAGATCAGATGATACAGTCAGAGCGcctaattttaaattcaaaaataatcttatttagaatgaatttgtttgatttttttgaCATGAGCACGAACACTAGCGCTTCTATGGAAGAGATATGAATTTATTTTGGGGAAAAGTTTGCCACCAGAGATCGCGTAGGTTGACTATTCAGCCAACTTCTGTTCCCCTATTTTGAGAAAGGGATTTGAAGCAGTATACATGAgggaaattaataatattttgttgtaaTATTGGCAATGTGAGATAGCTGATAATTACGTGCCGATGGAAATGCGTTGCATTGTACTGCAGAAGCGCAATACAGTTGAAGTTTTTGTTCTCGTTTCTtgttttgtgtttattgtaaaatGTCTAATAATGGCATATTGCtatttcaaagcaaaacctaatcttttgaaacataaaacatttcattctaagttatgctattattgatcattgaacCTCGTCAGTGATTTTGGATTGGAAATATAAGTATTGAGTTGAAAAACgtatttatttaaagaaaactagaataataaaaattatgttaaaaatgacactgattaataatattataagataaaattccaaggcaatccttgtgttATTTTCTCTAGATATTTTAGGTTATGACACAGTCAAAAATAAGGTTAATTTCACGCACAATTTCgatacaattttatttcaaaatattaattttcaatttagatgaACTAATCCAAATAATCTAGTTATGTTTCGTACCTATTCCATAACAGTTATTTTGGCTATTCATCTACTCTAAAACAATAACTGAGATGTGTTTGCCCAGTCAAGTCTAGAACATTTTTAATTCTACCCTGGGCAAAGGTTTAAAATAGCGCTGTTTCATATTTCAGACTTATcgttttttttataaatccttgactcgaaTCTAATGCAAGTCCTATAAgaccttcactcagaaagcgaaattattaACTCCAGAGACTAGTTAAGTCCTACGTTAACGTTAACGCCCTGACacggaaagctaattttctgactacGGAGTTTAAAGCCTAGAGCTTagctagatcccgagctcggaaaccggcccttagtgtcCCTGAAGATCCAATTCCAGCCGCGCGACGACTGTATTAACTGCtgtagtctattactgtatatcATTTTggtatatatatttatgtcgACTATAGCagttgatatattttattgttagcCTATTTTAAATGCCTATCTTACACCGCCGTAGCGTAGCTTGAAATACGTCTCTTGAAAAACGTATTCGACGTTTCTCCTAGTGTTGATTAATCAGTCAATTTCAAACCGGCGTAGCGTATATCTAACATcagtaaaaacaatataaaacctTAAAATgtcctaagttagggtcgacactagtcgttgaaatattttaaagtttttaattataaagggtactacaaggtttttattattgtttttatcaatttgtacaaaagtagcccatgtaagtgaagtgtttttatctaACATCAGTATGTATATACGACGGCCACGTCCTCCGGAGAGGGGGATAATCTAAATCTATGCAATTTAGATTGTATCATCACTGGTTGAATAGAtgaaatttgttttattgaagGTTGGTCAGCGCGCTCTACCTACCAAGGTGGAAAAGTGCTCCATCTGGGGTCCAACTTGTGACGGACTTGATCAAGTGATGGACGCGGCTCTACTGCCGCCATTGGACATTGGCGATTGGATCATTTTTGAGGACATGGGAGCATATACTCTGCCTGTTGCCAGCACTTTCAATGGATTCCCTCTGCCAAAAGTTCATGCTGTCATTTCTGAACCCCTTTGGTGAGTGCTgataatacaattcaatttCCTATCTAACTTTTTGTG
Coding sequences within it:
- the LOC111044348 gene encoding ornithine decarboxylase 1, whose translation is MRIGEIEEQIHILEPQSTAMTVLKNIIDSGVQEDAFYVLDVGEIVRQHKEWKMKLPRVEPFYAVKCNDHPILLKVLAALGTGFDCASKGEMVKVLDMGVDPHRIIFANPAKMASQIRHAASQGVDLMTFDNECELHKIKTLFPAARLVIRIRADAADPQCPLGMKFGCDADADAPRLLELAKTHGLNVCGVSFHVGSGCQEPAAYMRAIAKARLIFDHAAKIGYNFTILDLGGGYLGNKDSSIDKMAEAINCALDTHFPVCERVMVIAEPGRFYSAAAFTLATNIHSKRNCPSHTMYYINDGVYGSFNCILYDHAKVKPLAYPVGQRALPTKVEKCSIWGPTCDGLDQVMDAALLPPLDIGDWIIFEDMGAYTLPVASTFNGFPLPKVHAVISEPLWLLLKDRLPLSEDNFSMDTTPFWLSSWTQEEEEEETTIPSLSSFLYDQLL